In Caulobacter soli, one genomic interval encodes:
- a CDS encoding alpha/beta fold hydrolase → MNRMILPLLLAATAFAPLAHAAATPAPTPAAIVRPAPPVVHYRTAKVDGVDIFYREAGPANAPVVLLLHGFPTSSHMFRNLIPALADRYHVIAPDYPGFGQSAAPDHTQFAYTFGHYADLVDGLMGQLKADRYALYVMDYGAPVGYRLALKHPERVSGLIIQNGNAYDEGLKAFWDPIKAYWAEDTTARREALSVLVAPQTTKFQYTDGVKDLSRIDPDNWGHDQALLDRPGNKDIQLDLFKDYGSNIPLYPKFQAFFRAYQPPTLIVWGKNDQIFPADGAAPYLRDLPKAELHLLDTGHFALEDKLDVMAPMIHDFLDRKIARP, encoded by the coding sequence ATGAACCGGATGATCCTCCCCCTCCTGCTCGCCGCGACGGCTTTTGCACCCCTGGCGCACGCCGCGGCCACGCCCGCGCCGACCCCCGCCGCGATCGTTCGGCCCGCGCCGCCGGTGGTCCACTACCGCACCGCCAAGGTCGACGGCGTCGACATCTTCTACCGCGAGGCCGGCCCGGCCAACGCCCCGGTCGTCCTGCTGCTGCACGGCTTTCCGACCTCCTCGCACATGTTCCGCAACCTGATCCCGGCCCTGGCCGACCGCTACCACGTCATCGCGCCGGACTATCCGGGCTTTGGCCAGAGCGCCGCGCCAGACCATACGCAGTTCGCCTACACCTTCGGCCACTACGCCGATCTGGTGGACGGGCTGATGGGCCAGTTGAAGGCTGACCGCTACGCGCTCTACGTCATGGATTACGGCGCGCCGGTCGGCTACCGTCTGGCGCTCAAGCATCCTGAACGGGTCAGCGGGCTGATCATCCAGAACGGCAACGCCTACGACGAGGGGCTCAAGGCGTTCTGGGATCCGATCAAGGCCTACTGGGCCGAGGATACGACGGCCCGGCGCGAGGCGCTGTCGGTGCTGGTGGCCCCGCAAACCACCAAGTTCCAGTACACCGACGGGGTCAAGGACCTCTCGCGGATCGATCCGGACAACTGGGGTCATGACCAGGCCCTGCTGGACCGTCCGGGCAACAAGGACATCCAGCTGGATCTTTTCAAGGACTATGGCTCCAACATCCCGCTCTATCCGAAGTTCCAGGCCTTCTTCCGCGCGTATCAGCCGCCGACCCTGATCGTCTGGGGCAAGAACGACCAGATCTTCCCCGCCGATGGGGCCGCGCCCTATCTGCGCGACCTGCCCAAGGCAGAGTTGCACCTGCTCGACACCGGCCACTTCGCGCTGGAGGACAAGTTGGACGTCATGGCCCCGATGATCCACGATTTCCTGGATCGCAAGATCGCACGGCCCTGA
- a CDS encoding spinster family MFS transporter: protein MSSAVRSAPGAGGEGSRRRYWALLVMTLVYGMNIADRFVLSTLIEPIKHDFHLSDSAVGFLTGVALALFYTAAGLPLGALADRVNRRNMIIWALALWSAFTALCGLAQTFWHLLLARIGVGIGEAGGTPPSHSILADYFRPSERIVAMSIYALGIALGSAIGGIGGGMLAERFGWRQSLIIFACASAPVLLLLMTVREPKRGAADSGVGAEEPAAGLRASMAFIRGQRSLLHVLAGATIATFSGMGLVWWTPAFLGRSHGLTVGEAGAAVGLMSGVGGALALIVSTLITLRLARLPAKWQCHFLAWVTLLITIPGVAAHAVADKSAALILLWLFVPFTNVYVGPTLALLQNLVRANMRGVTVAALLFTANIANLAIAPQLIGLASDLLAAHLADPAQSLRIALAFSALTGLWAAVHFWAAIRTLPSDLRRAGAA, encoded by the coding sequence ATGAGCTCGGCCGTCAGATCGGCCCCCGGGGCGGGCGGCGAGGGTTCGCGACGGCGCTATTGGGCGCTGCTGGTCATGACCCTGGTCTATGGGATGAACATCGCCGACCGGTTCGTGCTCTCGACCCTGATCGAACCGATCAAACACGATTTCCACCTTTCGGATTCGGCCGTCGGATTTCTCACCGGCGTCGCCTTGGCGCTGTTCTACACCGCCGCGGGCCTGCCCCTGGGGGCCCTGGCCGACCGCGTGAACCGCCGCAACATGATCATCTGGGCCCTGGCCTTGTGGTCGGCGTTCACCGCGCTGTGCGGCCTGGCCCAGACTTTCTGGCACCTGCTGCTGGCCCGCATCGGCGTCGGGATCGGCGAAGCCGGCGGGACGCCGCCGTCCCATTCCATTCTCGCAGATTATTTTCGTCCTTCGGAACGGATCGTGGCGATGTCGATCTACGCGCTCGGCATCGCCTTGGGCTCGGCGATCGGCGGCATCGGCGGCGGCATGCTGGCCGAGCGCTTCGGCTGGCGACAGAGCCTGATCATATTTGCCTGCGCCAGCGCGCCCGTCCTTCTGCTTTTGATGACCGTGCGCGAGCCCAAGCGCGGCGCGGCCGATTCGGGCGTCGGCGCTGAAGAGCCGGCGGCGGGCCTTCGCGCCTCCATGGCGTTCATTCGCGGCCAGCGATCGCTGCTTCACGTCCTGGCCGGAGCCACCATCGCCACCTTCTCGGGCATGGGATTGGTGTGGTGGACCCCGGCCTTCCTGGGGCGTTCACATGGCTTGACGGTTGGCGAGGCGGGCGCCGCGGTCGGCCTGATGAGCGGGGTCGGCGGCGCTCTGGCGCTGATCGTCTCAACCCTGATCACCCTCCGTCTCGCCAGGCTCCCGGCCAAATGGCAGTGTCACTTCCTGGCCTGGGTCACCCTGCTGATCACCATTCCGGGCGTGGCCGCCCACGCCGTCGCCGACAAGTCCGCCGCCTTGATCCTGCTTTGGCTGTTCGTCCCGTTCACCAACGTCTATGTCGGACCAACCCTGGCCCTGCTTCAGAACCTGGTGCGGGCGAACATGCGAGGCGTCACCGTCGCGGCCTTGTTGTTCACCGCCAATATCGCCAACCTGGCCATCGCGCCGCAATTGATCGGTTTGGCCTCCGATCTGCTGGCCGCTCACCTCGCCGATCCGGCCCAGTCCTTACGGATCGCCCTGGCTTTTTCCGCGCTGACCGGCCTTTGGGCCGCGGTCCATTTCTGGGCGGCGATCAGGACCCTGCCCTCGGACCTGAGGCGGGCCGGCGCGGCCTAA
- a CDS encoding TetR/AcrR family transcriptional regulator, translated as MAGRKAKISATIWIETARLMLVEVGIGGVKIDRLANRLGVTRGGFYHNFKDRDELLDQLLEHWKHSCRFLPDDGPGANPTDAVEWLDRMILRLIESDGYDYQFDMAVREWARGDQRAAWAVERADRERLLKLQQLFEALGYDVEKAVIRARVFYYHQIGYYAIGVRQSVPERRQAAENYLEILCGAEALAAARRRTTSAKPRARASA; from the coding sequence TTGGCGGGCCGTAAAGCCAAGATATCGGCGACGATTTGGATCGAGACCGCGCGGTTGATGCTCGTCGAGGTCGGCATTGGCGGCGTCAAGATCGATCGCCTGGCCAACCGGCTTGGCGTCACCCGCGGCGGGTTCTATCACAACTTCAAGGATCGAGACGAATTGCTCGACCAATTGCTCGAGCATTGGAAGCACAGCTGTCGTTTCCTCCCCGACGACGGTCCCGGCGCAAACCCGACGGACGCGGTCGAATGGCTTGACCGGATGATTCTTCGACTGATCGAATCCGACGGCTACGACTATCAGTTCGACATGGCGGTGCGCGAATGGGCGCGGGGCGATCAACGCGCCGCCTGGGCCGTGGAACGGGCCGATCGCGAGCGCCTGCTCAAGCTGCAGCAGCTTTTCGAGGCGCTTGGCTACGACGTTGAAAAGGCGGTCATCCGGGCCAGAGTGTTCTACTATCATCAGATCGGGTACTACGCGATCGGCGTCCGCCAGAGCGTTCCCGAGCGTCGCCAGGCCGCCGAGAATTATCTTGAGATCCTGTGCGGCGCTGAGGCGCTCGCGGCGGCGCGCCGACGGACGACATCGGCCAAGCCGCGGGCCCGCGCTTCGGCCTGA
- a CDS encoding alpha/beta hydrolase yields MTNDIDRRTAIALTAGAALSATTAQAAADGKATGLVERQPQMSAILPNTHYFEIDSARAGARYAIWVTTPSGYDRDPSIRFPVVYQPDGNWAAPRTVPDLQYLPSDAINPIVPFIQVCVGYAGDDVRNILAVRARDLLPPGEPVPDGLEAGLRQEVEQGLYDRDGAELYLRNLRNPAADKFLVFLTDELHPLLAKKFRFKDERAGLFGYSYGGLFAAYAALQRSSLFYKIGAGSPGIQAQHSKIFDLYASEVKAAADHTGRSLHITLNEREITVASYYQPFVSAGTTAFIAMASQAPLRGLAISSRIMPEESHVSGQAASWYSYLRTFYSARG; encoded by the coding sequence ATGACCAACGACATCGACCGCCGAACCGCAATCGCGCTCACCGCGGGCGCCGCGCTCTCGGCGACGACGGCGCAAGCCGCCGCTGACGGCAAAGCCACGGGTCTGGTGGAACGCCAGCCCCAGATGTCGGCGATCCTGCCCAACACCCATTATTTCGAGATCGATTCCGCGCGGGCTGGCGCGCGCTACGCGATCTGGGTGACCACGCCGAGCGGTTATGATCGCGATCCGTCGATACGCTTCCCCGTCGTCTACCAGCCCGACGGCAATTGGGCGGCGCCGCGTACGGTTCCGGATCTGCAGTATTTGCCCAGCGATGCGATCAATCCCATCGTTCCCTTCATCCAGGTTTGCGTGGGCTACGCCGGCGACGACGTGCGCAATATTCTGGCGGTGCGGGCGCGCGATCTGCTGCCGCCCGGAGAGCCTGTCCCGGACGGGCTGGAGGCTGGCCTGCGGCAGGAAGTGGAGCAAGGCCTGTATGATCGGGACGGCGCCGAACTGTACTTGCGCAATCTGCGCAATCCAGCGGCTGACAAGTTCCTCGTCTTTCTGACCGATGAGCTGCATCCGCTCCTGGCGAAAAAATTCCGCTTCAAGGACGAACGCGCCGGGCTGTTTGGCTATTCCTATGGCGGTCTGTTCGCCGCCTATGCCGCGCTCCAGCGCTCGTCGCTATTCTATAAGATCGGAGCTGGAAGCCCGGGCATCCAGGCGCAGCATTCCAAGATCTTCGATCTTTACGCCAGCGAAGTGAAAGCGGCCGCCGATCACACCGGCCGGTCCCTGCATATCACCTTGAATGAGCGCGAGATCACGGTCGCGTCCTACTATCAGCCGTTCGTCAGCGCTGGCACGACCGCCTTCATCGCCATGGCCAGTCAAGCGCCGCTTCGAGGGCTGGCGATCAGCAGCCGCATCATGCCGGAGGAGTCCCACGTCTCTGGTCAGGCCGCCTCCTGGTACAGCTACCTGCGCACCTTCTATTCGGCGCGTGGTTAG
- the folB gene encoding dihydroneopterin aldolase, which produces MFVRGLRVQAQIGVNAEELDRRQPLLADVELEVAVTSRHHLADTVNYETIVTAAQAIVAGGHIALVEDFAQRLAEACLNDPRVLRARVRVEKLEALARHAAAAGVEIVLVRAQA; this is translated from the coding sequence GTGTTCGTACGCGGCCTGCGGGTCCAAGCGCAGATCGGCGTGAACGCCGAAGAGCTCGATCGCCGCCAACCGTTGCTCGCGGACGTGGAGCTGGAGGTGGCCGTGACGAGCCGCCATCATCTGGCCGACACCGTGAACTACGAGACGATCGTCACCGCGGCCCAGGCCATCGTCGCCGGCGGCCATATCGCCCTGGTCGAAGATTTCGCGCAACGTCTGGCCGAGGCCTGCCTGAACGACCCACGCGTTCTGCGCGCCCGGGTGCGCGTGGAAAAGCTGGAAGCATTGGCGCGCCACGCCGCCGCCGCGGGCGTCGAGATCGTTCTGGTCCGCGCTCAAGCCTAG
- a CDS encoding Lrp/AsnC family transcriptional regulator, whose protein sequence is MIQLDPTDRRLLAALQADASLSHAALAESIGISATSCWRRIRSLETTGVLGPTIRLVNAGAVGRGVSVMLQVRVTSQNLDQRQEFEAFLQSRAEIMECYSMSGEWDYLMRIVVADVAAYERFLMRELLKHPNVASSSSHFALSQVKYTTAIPV, encoded by the coding sequence ATGATCCAGCTCGACCCCACCGATCGACGTCTGCTCGCGGCCCTGCAGGCGGACGCCAGCCTCAGTCACGCCGCCCTGGCCGAGAGCATCGGGATTTCCGCGACCTCATGCTGGCGGCGCATCCGTTCACTGGAGACGACAGGCGTCCTGGGCCCGACGATCCGGTTGGTCAACGCCGGCGCGGTCGGACGCGGGGTCAGCGTCATGCTGCAGGTGCGGGTGACTTCGCAAAACCTTGACCAACGTCAGGAGTTCGAAGCTTTCCTGCAGAGCCGGGCCGAGATCATGGAATGCTATTCGATGTCGGGAGAATGGGATTACCTGATGCGGATCGTGGTCGCCGACGTCGCGGCCTACGAGCGGTTTCTGATGCGAGAACTGCTCAAACACCCCAATGTCGCGTCCTCGTCGTCGCACTTCGCCCTGAGCCAGGTGAAGTACACCACGGCGATCCCGGTTTAG
- the phhA gene encoding phenylalanine 4-monooxygenase, which yields MSDPKAKLVTPPAGAAADWTIPQDWSRYTQAEHAMWDHLFARQASMLPQRVTPAFMRGLDVLRLSKPGIPDFEELSERLQKLTGWSVVAVPGLVPDDVFFEHMANRRFVAGNFIRTPEQIDYLQEPDVFHDVFGHVPLLADPVFADYMQAYGEGGLRALGYGSLANLARLYWYTVEFGLIREGGDLKLYGAGIVSSYGESIFALDDPSPNRIGFDLKRVMRTKYKIDDYQQTYFVIDSFEDLLRQTLETDFAPLYAELEAASDLTTDAVLPGDVVLNNGTQAYALAKKAS from the coding sequence ATGAGCGATCCCAAAGCCAAACTCGTGACGCCGCCCGCCGGCGCGGCCGCCGACTGGACCATTCCCCAGGATTGGTCGCGCTACACCCAGGCCGAGCATGCCATGTGGGATCATCTGTTCGCCCGCCAGGCGTCGATGCTGCCCCAACGCGTGACGCCGGCCTTCATGCGCGGCCTGGACGTCCTGCGTCTGTCCAAGCCGGGGATTCCCGACTTCGAGGAACTGTCGGAACGCTTGCAGAAACTCACCGGCTGGTCGGTCGTGGCCGTGCCCGGCCTGGTGCCCGACGACGTGTTCTTCGAGCACATGGCCAACCGCCGCTTCGTGGCCGGCAACTTCATCCGCACCCCCGAGCAGATCGACTATCTGCAGGAGCCCGACGTCTTCCACGACGTGTTCGGACACGTGCCGCTGCTGGCTGATCCGGTGTTCGCCGATTACATGCAGGCCTATGGCGAGGGGGGCTTGCGCGCGCTCGGCTACGGCTCGCTCGCCAATCTGGCTCGCCTCTACTGGTACACGGTCGAGTTCGGCCTGATCCGCGAAGGCGGCGACCTGAAGCTTTATGGGGCGGGCATCGTCTCCAGCTACGGCGAGTCGATCTTCGCCCTGGACGACCCCTCGCCCAACCGCATCGGCTTCGACCTCAAGCGGGTGATGCGGACCAAGTACAAGATCGACGACTATCAGCAGACCTATTTCGTGATCGACAGCTTCGAGGATCTTCTGCGTCAGACCCTGGAGACCGATTTCGCGCCGCTTTACGCCGAACTGGAGGCCGCTTCGGACCTGACCACCGACGCCGTCCTGCCGGGCGACGTGGTGCTCAACAACGGCACCCAGGCCTACGCCCTCGCCAAGAAAGCTTCCTGA
- a CDS encoding amino acid aminotransferase, protein MSTVSSDLAFGALEPQQPDVLLSLIKLHADDPRPDKIDLGVGVYRTADGRTPVFAAVKAAEQRLLDEQPTKAYLGPEGDFGFLERIAPIVFGTGAAASDLFAVQTPGGTGALRLAAELLAAGKPGGRIWLGTPSWPIHAGIFEMAGLEVVTYSYFDAATQAVRFDRMLEALSGAAPGDAVLLHGCCHNPTGADPSLDQWRALAELIVARGLVPLIDLAYQGLGAGLEADAAGLRLVMRDCDNALVAYSLDKNFGLYRERVGALFVRARGHAQLVQSNILRLARCAWSMPPDHGAAVARVILEDPGLTAAWREELESMRVRLAQVRAALARAAPSVAGLAAHHGLFALLPLSPQQVLRLRQDHAVYMAGSGRINLAGLNHDNVQTFARALEACLQEEFA, encoded by the coding sequence ATGTCGACCGTTTCCTCGGATCTCGCCTTCGGGGCGCTGGAGCCGCAGCAGCCCGACGTCCTGCTCTCGCTGATCAAGCTGCACGCCGACGACCCCCGTCCCGACAAGATCGACCTGGGCGTGGGAGTCTATCGCACGGCCGACGGCCGCACGCCGGTGTTCGCGGCGGTCAAGGCCGCCGAACAGCGTCTGCTGGACGAGCAGCCGACCAAGGCCTATCTCGGCCCCGAGGGCGATTTCGGCTTCCTCGAGCGCATCGCCCCGATCGTGTTCGGGACCGGGGCGGCGGCCAGCGACCTGTTCGCGGTCCAGACGCCCGGCGGCACCGGCGCCTTGCGGCTGGCGGCGGAGCTGCTGGCGGCGGGCAAGCCCGGCGGCCGCATCTGGCTGGGAACGCCCAGCTGGCCGATCCACGCCGGCATCTTCGAAATGGCCGGCCTGGAGGTCGTGACCTATTCCTATTTCGACGCGGCGACCCAGGCGGTGCGCTTTGACCGGATGTTGGAGGCCCTGTCGGGCGCGGCGCCCGGCGACGCCGTCCTCCTGCACGGCTGCTGCCATAATCCGACCGGGGCCGATCCCAGCCTCGATCAATGGCGCGCCCTGGCCGAACTGATCGTCGCGCGCGGACTGGTGCCCCTGATCGACCTGGCCTACCAGGGCCTGGGCGCGGGCCTCGAGGCGGACGCCGCCGGCCTGCGCCTGGTGATGAGGGACTGCGACAACGCCCTGGTCGCCTATTCGCTGGACAAGAACTTCGGCCTTTATCGCGAGCGCGTCGGGGCCCTCTTCGTCCGGGCGCGGGGGCACGCCCAGCTCGTGCAATCCAACATCCTGCGGCTGGCGCGCTGCGCCTGGTCGATGCCGCCCGATCACGGCGCGGCCGTGGCGCGCGTCATTCTGGAGGATCCGGGTCTGACCGCCGCCTGGCGCGAGGAGCTGGAGTCCATGCGCGTGCGCCTGGCCCAGGTCCGCGCCGCCCTGGCCCGGGCGGCGCCGTCGGTGGCCGGCCTGGCCGCCCATCACGGCCTGTTCGCCCTGTTGCCGCTGTCGCCGCAGCAGGTGCTGCGTTTGCGTCAGGACCACGCCGTCTACATGGCCGGTTCCGGCCGCATCAATCTCGCCGGTCTCAACCACGACAATGTTCAGACGTTCGCGCGGGCTCTCGAGGCCTGCCTGCAGGAAGAATTCGCATGA
- the hppD gene encoding 4-hydroxyphenylpyruvate dioxygenase yields the protein MTISAENPLGLDGFAFVEFTSPEPLLMKGLFEQLGFVAASKHPTKAVTRYKQGRINLLVNDQPTGQVAEFRAAHGPSANGMAFGVADVEQAYAEALKRGAVAADPASSLLGEGARVLQGIGGSLLYLVQSAEAVFASWDLVAGAAEDEAANSVGLDLLDHLTHNVKRGQMRTWSSFYRDVFGFEEQKYFDIKGQATGLFSQAMIAPDKAIRIPLNESQDDKSQIEEFIRQYNGEGIQHLALTTPDIYETVEKLRARGVKLQDTIETYYELVDKRVPGHGEDLERLKKNRILLDGNVGEEGLLLQIFTENLFGPIFFEIIQRKGNEGFGNGNFQALFESIELDQIRRGVITVDA from the coding sequence ATGACCATCTCCGCTGAAAATCCCCTGGGCCTCGACGGCTTCGCCTTCGTGGAGTTCACCAGCCCCGAACCGCTCCTCATGAAGGGGTTGTTCGAGCAGTTGGGCTTCGTGGCCGCGAGCAAGCATCCGACCAAGGCGGTGACCCGCTACAAGCAGGGCCGCATCAACCTGCTGGTCAATGACCAGCCGACCGGCCAGGTGGCCGAATTCCGCGCCGCCCACGGCCCCTCGGCCAACGGCATGGCCTTCGGCGTCGCCGATGTCGAGCAGGCCTATGCCGAGGCCCTGAAGCGCGGCGCGGTGGCGGCGGATCCGGCAAGCTCGCTGCTGGGCGAAGGGGCGCGAGTGCTGCAAGGCATCGGCGGCTCCCTGCTCTATCTGGTCCAAAGCGCCGAGGCGGTGTTCGCCAGCTGGGATCTTGTCGCCGGCGCCGCCGAGGACGAGGCGGCCAACAGCGTGGGCCTGGACCTGCTGGACCACCTGACCCACAACGTCAAGCGCGGCCAGATGCGCACCTGGTCGAGCTTCTATCGCGACGTCTTCGGCTTCGAGGAGCAGAAGTATTTCGACATCAAGGGCCAGGCCACGGGCCTGTTCAGCCAGGCGATGATCGCGCCCGACAAGGCCATCCGCATCCCGCTCAACGAGAGCCAGGACGACAAGAGCCAGATCGAGGAGTTCATCCGCCAGTACAACGGCGAGGGCATCCAGCACCTGGCCCTGACCACGCCGGACATCTACGAGACCGTCGAGAAGCTGCGGGCCCGGGGCGTCAAGCTGCAGGACACCATCGAGACCTATTACGAGCTGGTCGACAAGCGCGTGCCCGGCCACGGCGAGGACCTGGAGCGTCTGAAGAAGAACCGCATCCTGCTGGACGGCAATGTCGGCGAGGAAGGCCTGCTGCTGCAGATCTTCACCGAGAACCTGTTCGGCCCGATCTTCTTCGAGATCATCCAGCGCAAGGGCAACGAAGGCTTCGGCAACGGCAACTTCCAGGCCCTGTTCGAGAGCATCGAGCTGGACCAGATCCGCCGCGGCGTGATCACGGTCGACGCCTGA
- the hmgA gene encoding homogentisate 1,2-dioxygenase — MTLRYQTGFGSYFETEAVAGALPIGQNSPQKTPFGLYAELLSGAAFTAPRHDNRRTWLYRLRPSAGHGPYAPYAQDRLKSGPFDAVAPTPNRLRWDPLEIPAEPTDFVDGLVTLAGNGDVATQAGLGVHLYLANASMKGRVFYNSDGELLLVPQQGALTLITEMGVLEAGPGHIAVIPRGVRFRVEVEGPVRGYVCENYGAPFRLPELGPIGSNGLANPRDFEAPFAAFEDVDEPTLVIQKFQGGLWAVQCDHSPLDVVAWHGNLAPYRYDLSRFNTINTVSFDHPDPSIFTVLTAPSEIPGTANCDFVIFPPRWMVAEHTFRPPWFHRNVMSEFMGLVHGAYDAKAGGFSPGGASLHNCMNAHGPDVASYEKAVAAPLAPHRIENTLAFMFESRWVIRPTRFAAQTPLAQSDYDDCWSGFQKARLP; from the coding sequence ATGACCCTCCGCTATCAAACCGGCTTTGGCTCCTACTTCGAGACGGAGGCGGTAGCCGGCGCCCTGCCCATCGGCCAGAACTCTCCGCAGAAGACGCCCTTCGGGCTCTATGCCGAACTGCTGTCGGGGGCGGCCTTCACCGCGCCGCGCCACGACAACCGCCGCACCTGGCTCTACCGCCTGCGGCCCAGCGCCGGTCACGGACCCTACGCGCCCTACGCCCAGGATCGCCTGAAGAGCGGCCCGTTCGACGCCGTCGCGCCGACGCCCAACCGGCTGCGTTGGGACCCGCTGGAGATCCCGGCCGAGCCGACCGACTTCGTCGACGGCCTGGTCACCCTGGCCGGCAACGGCGATGTGGCGACCCAGGCCGGCCTGGGCGTCCATCTCTACCTCGCCAACGCCTCGATGAAGGGTCGCGTGTTCTACAACAGCGACGGCGAGCTGCTGCTTGTTCCCCAGCAGGGAGCCTTGACCCTGATCACCGAGATGGGCGTGCTGGAGGCGGGTCCGGGCCATATCGCGGTGATCCCGCGCGGCGTGCGTTTCCGCGTCGAGGTCGAGGGACCGGTGCGCGGCTATGTCTGCGAGAACTACGGCGCGCCCTTCAGGCTGCCGGAGCTAGGACCCATCGGTTCCAATGGCCTGGCCAATCCCCGCGATTTCGAGGCGCCGTTCGCGGCCTTCGAGGACGTCGATGAACCCACGCTGGTGATCCAGAAATTCCAAGGCGGACTCTGGGCCGTCCAGTGCGATCATAGCCCGCTGGACGTCGTGGCGTGGCACGGCAACCTGGCGCCGTATCGCTACGATCTCTCGCGCTTCAACACGATCAATACGGTCAGCTTCGATCATCCCGATCCGTCGATCTTCACCGTCCTGACCGCGCCCAGCGAGATCCCGGGCACGGCCAATTGTGATTTCGTGATCTTCCCGCCGCGCTGGATGGTGGCCGAGCACACCTTCCGCCCGCCCTGGTTCCACCGCAACGTGATGAGCGAGTTCATGGGGCTGGTGCACGGCGCCTATGACGCCAAGGCCGGCGGCTTTTCGCCCGGCGGCGCGTCGCTGCACAACTGCATGAACGCTCACGGCCCCGACGTCGCCAGCTACGAAAAGGCCGTCGCCGCGCCGCTCGCGCCGCACAGAATCGAAAACACCCTGGCCTTCATGTTCGAAAGCCGCTGGGTGATCCGCCCCACGCGGTTCGCCGCTCAGACGCCGCTGGCCCAGTCGGACTATGATGACTGCTGGTCCGGCTTTCAGAAGGCTCGACTGCCGTGA
- the fahA gene encoding fumarylacetoacetase: MIPHIDETHAADLASWVSTANGHPDFPIQNLPFGIFSPRHGQPRGGVAIGDQILDLSLAARSTLFEGGAKDAVDAAAGPLLNAFLGGPAQERSALRRRLSALLAAGAPDRAEVETWLYPAVDCRMHLPARIGDYTDFYAGIHHALNVGILFRPDNPLLPNYKHVPIGYHGRASSVRVSGAPVVRPQGQRKAPDAEGPEFGPSQRLDIELELGVWIGQGNALGQPIAIDAADQHIAGLCLLNDWSARDLQAWEYQPLGPFLAKNFMTTISPWIVTAEALAPFRIAQPARPAEDPTPLPYLLSQADQARGAYAIDLEVAIATAAMRDRDEPAFTIAQGPASNLYWTLAQLVTHHASNGCDLNPGDLLGTGTISTPDDSGVGSFLELTRGGQKPVTLPSGETRTFLQDGDLVRLSARAAALGFVSIGFGDCVGQIASRVAA; encoded by the coding sequence GTGATCCCGCATATCGACGAAACCCACGCGGCCGACCTCGCCAGTTGGGTGAGCACGGCCAACGGCCACCCCGACTTTCCGATCCAGAACCTGCCGTTCGGGATCTTCAGCCCGCGCCACGGCCAGCCCCGCGGCGGCGTGGCGATCGGTGATCAGATCCTGGACCTGTCGCTGGCCGCGCGTTCGACGCTGTTCGAGGGCGGGGCCAAGGACGCCGTGGACGCGGCGGCGGGTCCCCTGCTGAACGCCTTCCTGGGCGGCCCGGCCCAAGAGCGTTCCGCGCTGCGTCGGCGGCTGTCGGCCTTGCTCGCCGCCGGCGCGCCCGATCGCGCCGAGGTCGAGACCTGGCTCTACCCGGCCGTCGATTGCCGAATGCACCTGCCGGCCCGGATCGGCGACTACACCGACTTCTACGCCGGCATCCATCACGCGCTGAACGTCGGCATACTGTTTCGGCCCGACAATCCGCTGCTGCCCAACTACAAGCACGTGCCGATCGGCTATCACGGCCGCGCCTCGTCGGTGCGCGTCTCCGGCGCGCCGGTCGTGCGGCCTCAGGGGCAGCGCAAGGCGCCCGACGCCGAGGGGCCGGAATTTGGTCCCAGCCAACGCCTCGATATCGAGTTGGAGCTTGGCGTGTGGATCGGTCAGGGCAACGCGCTGGGCCAACCCATCGCCATTGACGCGGCCGACCAGCATATCGCCGGCCTGTGCCTGCTCAACGACTGGTCGGCGCGCGACCTGCAGGCCTGGGAGTACCAGCCCCTGGGTCCGTTCCTGGCCAAGAACTTCATGACCACCATCTCCCCGTGGATCGTCACCGCCGAGGCCTTGGCGCCGTTTCGGATCGCCCAGCCGGCGCGCCCGGCCGAGGATCCCACGCCCCTGCCCTATCTCCTGAGCCAGGCCGACCAGGCCCGCGGCGCCTACGCCATCGATCTGGAGGTTGCGATCGCCACGGCCGCCATGCGGGATCGCGACGAGCCGGCGTTCACGATCGCCCAGGGCCCAGCCTCTAATCTTTACTGGACCTTGGCCCAGCTCGTGACCCATCACGCCAGCAACGGCTGCGACCTCAATCCTGGCGACCTGCTGGGCACTGGCACGATCTCGACGCCCGACGACAGCGGCGTAGGCAGCTTTCTGGAACTGACCCGCGGCGGCCAGAAACCGGTGACCCTGCCCAGCGGCGAGACCCGCACCTTCCTGCAGGACGGCGACCTGGTGCGCCTGAGCGCTCGCGCCGCCGCCCTCGGCTTCGTCAGCATCGGCTTTGGCGACTGCGTCGGGCAGATCGCGTCCCGCGTCGCGGCATGA